Below is a genomic region from Eremothecium sinecaudum strain ATCC 58844 chromosome V, complete sequence.
CTGAAATTACATTAGTCCCTGACGACACAATTAATGACGAAGAAAAGAAACAATTAGATCTAGTAATATTCGACTCGGCCGCTTCTAAAATCGAGCAAAATCTTATGCATTTAGATGGATCTTTGAACATTAAGCGTTCGAAGAAATCTAAACCAAAGAAGCATAAAAGTGTACGAAAGAATAAGCACAAGAGAAAAAAGGTACAAAAACTAGAAAAATCAAAGATTCCAAATAATAATGGTCTGTTTCGTGGCATGGTAATTGGTTCTTTTATTGGGGCCGCTATAACCGAATTGATTATAGGAAAACTCTAAAATGCTCATTATATACACTAAATAATGTAAAGGAACAAGTAAATAAAGACATGGATTTAGGCTAATCTATCGATTATACCTCGATTGCGATGTCCGATTATTCATAAAATTCCTCTGCTGTGGTCTGTTATTGTGGTTGTTATTTCCATTCTTGCCAAATGGGATCTTGTTCGTCCTACCAAACAGTATATCCTTCTCTTTATCGGTCAGAACATATTCAAGCATCTTAGCTTCTCCAAGTTGCTTTATGAATCCCAGTAATTTGGAGTTTTCACTAGCCATTGAACGTTGTACCAAACCTAAGTTCAATCTCGGCTGTGGGTTGTACCTATTCACCTGGTTTTGGATGGAGTTTATAAAattcttttctttcttcaCCTGCACCAACGGGCTTGATGCTATGTGtttatcttcaatattCATGTCCTTTTTATGCTTCTCCTTGTTATTCGATATCTTTACCAGCCACATCTTACGTCGATCTTCTCGCCACTTAGCAATATCGTCCTCAGTCTTTAGTGAAATCGACGTACCTGGTATTAAGAGACTATCATCGCCTGCAGTCCCATCTATTTCATCATCTGATATATGTTCTGTACGAATATTACAATTGTTGACCTCATTGtcttcattttcttcaatCCTCGTACCCTTAGTCTCTTTTAACTCCATCTCGGACGTCAAACTTGCTTTCAGAACATCGCCTTTCTCCTCTTTTTTCACTATATCATGTATGGTATTCCTATGGTTCGCGTTAGGTATGGATTCGGCCATCTGAGGCACTATATGGGGGTATTGGCTTACCTGAGGCGGTTGTAAGTAATAAGGATAAGCATACTGAGGGGCATGTTGCCATTGAGGGGCATAACCAAGCTGCGGCATCCCATAATATCCTTCCGCATACTGGCCATAATCAGGTTGCTGATATAACATATTAGGGACATGAGCAGGATTATTTTCAAAGTTATTTGGTCTATAACGCTTAGGTGGAGGCCCTTCTAAAGTACCTGACGATGTTGGCTTAGGAAGATTCGCTGGTACTGGTGCATTGTAGTTATATCGAGTATTATCCATGATGGGTAGGTAATTTCTATAGTAGTTATTCTCAACCCAATTATTGCCTCTGAACGCCAAACTAACCAACTTGTAAGTCATCTCATCACCTAACTTTAAGCTTCTGCAtttaaaatcttcaaaaaaaaagaaaatgcAAAAGGCTTACCCGGATTTATTACAAATTCTTTCATTAACATGGAATCGACTTCCCTTAACACCACTTACTTCTTGACTATTCGTTCCTAAAATAGAGTCTGTATCAACTCTAAAACTCACCTCTTGCCTTTTCCCAGGTTCATTTTATCACCCGTTCCAAGAATAAAATAATATCCATCACTATGTCTCAACCTGTACAAAGAGCTGCAGCACAATCTTTAATTTCAAAATACATTAACAAAGAGACTTTAAAATATGTATTCACTACCCATTTCTGGGGCCCTGTTTCTAACTTTGGTATCCCTATAGCAGCAATTGTGGATTTGAAGAAAGACCCTGAATTAATTTCCGGTTCAATGACTGCAGCTTTGGTTGTTTACTCCGCTGTATTCATGAGATACGCATTAGCTGTTACTCCACAGAACTATTTATTGTTTGGTTGTCATATCATTAATGAAACTGCGCAATTAGGCCAAGGTTTCAGGTGGTTACAATATCATTATCTTAGTGGGAAAGAGCAAATAACGCAAGCCAAAAACACTACCGAAACCAGCGCCAGCAAATAAGGTAACTGTGGAAAGGCAGAGACGCTATTCTTAAGCTAGTTTTTCATATTGCATAGTGTTTTAAAGCTATCCTCAGCCATTTTTATATCAAAATAGTAATTCACATCATATCCAGTTTATCAAATAATCCTTTGGGTAAAGACTGTTGAGTTGGTCCTAAATCTGTGCCCTGTGTGTCGCGCGTATCCTCGTTATCGGCAGCAACATTTTTATGATTCTTGTTTTCAAGTTTTCGTACCTTCAAGTGCTCCAGAAACTTTTGTTTCTCCTTCTTAAGGATAGTGATTTGATCTTCGTGAGGACTGTCGTCTCTAGATTCTGTCGCTCCCCATGCAACAGTTGTTGCAGCCCGCTTCAATGCCCTGCTGCCTGGAAGAGATGACATTCGCTGCTCTAACTGATCTTGTGTAATATTTACTCCACCCTCGTagtcttcttcatcttccaGGAATAGTTTACTCTGTACAGGGTTGCGGTGCCAATTGCGTCTCACTGGTAGACTTGACGCACTATCGGCAGGAGGCGTACTCCCTGCGCGCATTTTGTGGGCTTCTGAAGTTGCTTTATCCAACAAATTGGCTGTTTTCTTAGGTGATCTTGCAACCGGTTGAATAGTTTTCTTTTGCTGAGCGAGTCCATTAATACTGACATCGTCAGTGATCTGTACCAGTGTCAGCTTAACCTCGTCACGatcaatttcaaaaaataCTGGATCACCAGGCATGCAGAACCAGCAATTAACAATACAGCTACCTTTCCATGCCTGGTTAACTGTAAAGAAATTCTTAAAATCTTTTAATTTGAACGATATCTGCTTGGTTGGAAGGTTTTTGGGATCTCGTTCATGACCTTCTGTTGTGTTAAAAAGGCAGTAATGCTCTAAATCTTGTGTGTCAATGGAATTACTCATAGATATTGCCTGCTTCAAAACGTCTTGTTTCCTCAAATTGTAAATCCCCTTCGAGAATGCTGTAATAACCATTTTGTTAATGTTTAGATCTAACTTAATTTCTTCTGTGCTTGCTGTGCAGGTTGCGATAAAGTTCTTCCATATAGTACTATCCATACTAATGAAATTGATTTCATTCTCAGGCTGTAGTACCTTTGGTCTTTGAATTGCTGCAATACTTTGATTAAACTTCGCATTATCCAATTGTCGTCTTACAACTTCAAAAACACCTACTAGCCTGGGATCAAGCATCTCACTCTCTTGTGATTCAGCACTTGTAGCATATATATCAAGGAATCGTTTCTTATACTTGAGATCTATTACAATCGGATCATACTTTATAGGATTAAACCCAGGAGAAAACTCTTTGGTTATAAGTGACTCGGTATATATGCCTATCTGCAGCTTATTCACCATCGATTCAGGGCACGTAGAGGTGTTGTTGATTAGAATTGTATACTTTTTAATAGGATCACTATCTGGTTTTCGAGCTAATAAGGAAAGATGACGACCATTTATTTGGAACGAGTATAATTTATGTTGCCAGCCTTTCACGTCTTCAATTAGCTGAACTCCCTCCTCCCCAAACACTATCATGCCTGGCTCAAAACAGTACTCGTCAAAAAATTCTGCATACAGGCTGATCTGACACATTGTGGTGTCTGTTGAATTCATAGTCCATATTAGAAGCTCATTGGAAGTGATTGTAAAGTTAATCGTTTGATTAATAGTTGATAAAGTATGAATAGCTTTCGACCATATAGATTGCTGCAAAGTTGTGGTGATGACAGCTTTAAATGACATCAATCTGATACTGTTCAGCAGGCTATTGTAAGGGAATTCTCAGTCGAGGTTATGATTAAGCGCCTAACTATCTTAGTTTATCGGAAAATACATAGTAGTCGATTTTAATCAAGATACACGGGCAGCGCCAAATGAAAGAATTAGTAAAAACGCAAGATTACCAGTATATAGTAATTAATGTAATAATAAACTACTGAAAACCTACAATAGGAGGAGAAACTTCTTCTCCAGTACTTTCGCCGGCTGATTTAGATTTCTGCTGTGACTTTggcttcttcttcttcttcttcttgccACTTGATGCTTCTTTGTCTTTTGAatgcttcttcttctttttgaTAATCACTACTTCCTCGGCAGTAGATCCATTGTATTCATCGACCAACTGTTGCTGGGAAAACTTTTCTCTCAGTTTTTGCAAGTCAACTGGTTCATAGTATTCATCTCGTTTTTCATACTCACGCTTACTGAAATCAAAAGAGTCTAAATTATTCTTTGTTTGTAAGGCTATTCTATTACGAATAGAAGAGGATATGCTTTGCCTTTCTGAATTATCATCATCTACAGCACGATCACTGATTCCATCAACGATCACAGCGTCGGAGATGACCCTGACCTTagtcttcttcttcttcttaGGCTTTAGTTGATGTTCACTATCCGCAGTCAAAGTAGCCATAGTTTTCGCGGGCTCTGGAGTTACCTCTTCGCCACTGATTAGACTATAAGTCTTCTTAGTGGAGTTATTATCATCGTTCAAATAGAATGGGTTATTCAATCTCTCCTGCCTTCTGCGTTCTTGTAATGCCTCCTGTTCTTCTGGTGACAGAATTAAGTACGGAGCTTCGTCTAAAAATGTATCTGGAGTATGCTTGTCTTCACTTTCAGAGTCATATGGGGATTGAATTCCGTCAAATGATTCTTCCTTAGTTATCATTTCTTCAAGTTCCTTTTCAGTTAAAAATGGAGTATCCAAATCAATTTTAGCGCTATACTGAAGCTTTCTTTGAGTCCCGGCAATTATAGGCTGTAACTCAAAACCATTGAAAAAGCTTGCTAACACCTCGGTTATTAGAAGAGGCAGTTCTTCACTATCATCTTCAGATAATGATTCCAAGCATAATCTTAAAAATTCCAGGGTTTCTGAGGCCCTTTCTTGCACTTCAAAATTCTTAGATGTCACAAAAGATTCCATGAGCACAACCATTTCAGATGTGACCTGTTTAACTGTCGCAATTGGTATACTCACAGCTCCATTACACCAGTTGCTGTATATTTTCAGCATTGCAGGAATCATTATTTGTTGTACCTCCGGTTCATAGCTTTTGGCATTCTTTACAAAAAAGCTTATAATCTCCTCCTTGTTTTCAAGCAAATAAGAATATTCACCTAAACACCATATGCATTCCTTCAAAACACCTGGTAGTTGTTTGTTGATTGTGTCAGTTGTTATTAACTTTGCAATCATGACGATAGTTTTGTCCCTTAATTCAGGTACCTTAATCATGACATTCCGCACCTGCTCTCCTACCTTATTGCCTAAACTTTTATCAGGTAAATCTTGCGAAACAACGCAGAGGTCTGACAATAAGGCGAGGTACCACTCAAAATCTCCAATATTGACATAATTGTTCATAGAAGTTATTTTGCAAATTGTATGCACCATCTTACATTTATAGGAGTCAGGTATATCGATGCTAAATTCCTGATTATCAATATTAATTGTATCCACATCAACCAATTGCTTTAGTAAACTTTTAACAGCATCGATACTATTATCTTCGTTGATAACTCCTTCTAATAGCTCGAGGGCCTTGCTCCTAATAGATACATCAACATCCTTCAAAAGCCGCAGAATTAAATTATCAAAATTGGAAATAAAATCCGGATTAATCTTCCCTATTTTATAGAATAACACACAGCTAATATAACGCAAATTTGGATCCGTTGAACTACAGAAGTCATGCAGTTTGTCCAAACATGCTACAGCAGTGTCGTAATCATCTGGCTCAAGCATATTTCCCCTAATTATGCAATTTATTGATTCATAGACCACAGATATCGCAGATGTGCTATCCATCAATTCCAATACATTAGGCAGTAATTTTATTCTTAGTTTAGTTTCCACCTGTGATAGATTTGTAAATAACTTCAAAAGCCTAATGATAACCCAATTGTTATCAACCTTGATCAGCATTTGGTAGAGTAAGGGTGATAATTGAATAAAGGGGTGTGGATTATGCTTCGAAAGCTCACATATAATACTTACAGTAGCAGATACCACAGAAAGATCATCATCCTCGAGTCTACCCACAAATTTATCAAAATTGTCCCTCAAGGCTTCGGGATACTGTAAAAACACTTTAAATAACGCTGTTACAGCCTTCTTCCTAATATATGGTTTAGCGCTGTTCAACATTAGTAGTAAATCATCACATATGTCTCGGGCCAATTCTGGGGTAACAATAGTAGATAACCCACTTAAAGCAATCCCCATCCTAACAGTATCATTCTTTGCACTATACTTTAGGTCCTTTTTCAACAAATTGGTCGCCAACATTAGAATATCGCTATCCTTATGGAAGCTTTGTGAAGCTGCCAAATAACCTACCCTTTTCTGTTGGATTTTATTGCTGCTCATAACTTCCAGTACATGAAAGTTTGCCCAAGCCATATCAAAGCCATACATCTCTAAATAGGTCAATTTCAATATCGCATTGGTCTTCGAATTAAAGTCCGAACTCTTGACTTCTTCTCTGCACTCACTTAAAACATTAATCAAAAATTCATGCAACTGTTCCGGTGTATCAGTATGTGATCTAATACCCTTGATCAAGTCCTTAAGCGACTTTTCAAAGAACAAACCAAAAGGACGTAACCTCTGCTTAACCTCATCAGCTGTCGGGGTATATAATGTCGACATTGAGGTCTTTTTCAGTTTTCTACCTGTCCTGTTGTTATGCTTTCTGTCTATATAGTAAATTTTGAGTAGTTTATTATTGCTGATATTTAGGGATTTCAAATGATATATTTGAGATTGTCCAATAATAACGGGCAAAAAGCGTCGAAATATAAAGATGAGCGATGAAAGCAGTACTGATACTCGGTCAAGGACCCCATCTATTAGCTCAAGGCAATTTGTGATCCCCGAAGATGGTATGACCACCTTAGATATCGATAATTCGACTCAAGATAGCATAGAAGCCGAGGGATGGAACTCGGCGGATCAAGACTCTTATAATAATAGTAGCGAGGATCAAGAAAGTTCTCAAAATAATGATAACAGTCAGGCGACATTACTATCACAATTGCTTCCTCAGAATAATACCTTTTTCACGGGAAATCAAGTAACACCTATGTTTGATACTAGTAAATATTTATTTGAATCTCTTTGGCAGGCGCTTAATGGCGTTGACTTTTCTGAAGCGATATCTTTGCAGACTA
It encodes:
- the PRM3 gene encoding pheromone-regulated protein PRM3 (Syntenic homolog of Ashbya gossypii AFL072C-A; Syntenic homolog of Saccharomyces cerevisiae YPL192C (PRM3)), whose product is MGDSVLIAHAAPLATAKDKKDIDPEITLVPDDTINDEEKKQLDLVIFDSAASKIEQNLMHLDGSLNIKRSKKSKPKKHKSVRKNKHKRKKVQKLEKSKIPNNNGLFRGMVIGSFIGAAITELIIGKL
- the RSA1 gene encoding Rsa1p (Syntenic homolog of Ashbya gossypii AFL073W; Syntenic homolog of Saccharomyces cerevisiae YPL193W (RSA1)), which gives rise to MTYKLVSLAFRGNNWVENNYYRNYLPIMDNTRYNYNAPVPANLPKPTSSGTLEGPPPKRYRPNNFENNPAHVPNMLYQQPDYGQYAEGYYGMPQLGYAPQWQHAPQYAYPYYLQPPQVSQYPHIVPQMAESIPNANHRNTIHDIVKKEEKGDVLKASLTSEMELKETKGTRIEENEDNEVNNCNIRTEHISDDEIDGTAGDDSLLIPGTSISLKTEDDIAKWREDRRKMWLVKISNNKEKHKKDMNIEDKHIASSPLVQVKKEKNFINSIQNQVNRYNPQPRLNLGLVQRSMASENSKLLGFIKQLGEAKMLEYVLTDKEKDILFGRTNKIPFGKNGNNNHNNRPQQRNFMNNRTSQSRYNR
- the MPC1 gene encoding pyruvate transporter MPC1 (Syntenic homolog of Ashbya gossypii AFL074C; Syntenic homolog of Saccharomyces cerevisiae YGL080W (FMP37)); the encoded protein is MSQPVQRAAAQSLISKYINKETLKYVFTTHFWGPVSNFGIPIAAIVDLKKDPELISGSMTAALVVYSAVFMRYALAVTPQNYLLFGCHIINETAQLGQGFRWLQYHYLSGKEQITQAKNTTETSASK
- the DDC1 gene encoding Ddc1p (Syntenic homolog of Ashbya gossypii AFL075W; Syntenic homolog of Saccharomyces cerevisiae YPL194W (DDC1)) gives rise to the protein MSFKAVITTTLQQSIWSKAIHTLSTINQTINFTITSNELLIWTMNSTDTTMCQISLYAEFFDEYCFEPGMIVFGEEGVQLIEDVKGWQHKLYSFQINGRHLSLLARKPDSDPIKKYTILINNTSTCPESMVNKLQIGIYTESLITKEFSPGFNPIKYDPIVIDLKYKKRFLDIYATSAESQESEMLDPRLVGVFEVVRRQLDNAKFNQSIAAIQRPKVLQPENEINFISMDSTIWKNFIATCTASTEEIKLDLNINKMVITAFSKGIYNLRKQDVLKQAISMSNSIDTQDLEHYCLFNTTEGHERDPKNLPTKQISFKLKDFKNFFTVNQAWKGSCIVNCWFCMPGDPVFFEIDRDEVKLTLVQITDDVSINGLAQQKKTIQPVARSPKKTANLLDKATSEAHKMRAGSTPPADSASSLPVRRNWHRNPVQSKLFLEDEEDYEGGVNITQDQLEQRMSSLPGSRALKRAATTVAWGATESRDDSPHEDQITILKKEKQKFLEHLKVRKLENKNHKNVAADNEDTRDTQGTDLGPTQQSLPKGLFDKLDMM
- the APL5 gene encoding Apl5p (Syntenic homolog of Ashbya gossypii AFL076W; Syntenic homolog of Saccharomyces cerevisiae YPL195W (APL5)) → MSTLYTPTADEVKQRLRPFGLFFEKSLKDLIKGIRSHTDTPEQLHEFLINVLSECREEVKSSDFNSKTNAILKLTYLEMYGFDMAWANFHVLEVMSSNKIQQKRVGYLAASQSFHKDSDILMLATNLLKKDLKYSAKNDTVRMGIALSGLSTIVTPELARDICDDLLLMLNSAKPYIRKKAVTALFKVFLQYPEALRDNFDKFVGRLEDDDLSVVSATVSIICELSKHNPHPFIQLSPLLYQMLIKVDNNWVIIRLLKLFTNLSQVETKLRIKLLPNVLELMDSTSAISVVYESINCIIRGNMLEPDDYDTAVACLDKLHDFCSSTDPNLRYISCVLFYKIGKINPDFISNFDNLILRLLKDVDVSIRSKALELLEGVINEDNSIDAVKSLLKQLVDVDTINIDNQEFSIDIPDSYKCKMVHTICKITSMNNYVNIGDFEWYLALLSDLCVVSQDLPDKSLGNKVGEQVRNVMIKVPELRDKTIVMIAKLITTDTINKQLPGVLKECIWCLGEYSYLLENKEEIISFFVKNAKSYEPEVQQIMIPAMLKIYSNWCNGAVSIPIATVKQVTSEMVVLMESFVTSKNFEVQERASETLEFLRLCLESLSEDDSEELPLLITEVLASFFNGFELQPIIAGTQRKLQYSAKIDLDTPFLTEKELEEMITKEESFDGIQSPYDSESEDKHTPDTFLDEAPYLILSPEEQEALQERRRQERLNNPFYLNDDNNSTKKTYSLISGEEVTPEPAKTMATLTADSEHQLKPKKKKKTKVRVISDAVIVDGISDRAVDDDNSERQSISSSIRNRIALQTKNNLDSFDFSKREYEKRDEYYEPVDLQKLREKFSQQQLVDEYNGSTAEEVVIIKKKKKHSKDKEASSGKKKKKKKPKSQQKSKSAGESTGEEVSPPIVGFQ
- the KXD1 gene encoding Kxd1p (Syntenic homolog of Ashbya gossypii AFL077C; Syntenic homolog of Saccharomyces cerevisiae YGL079W (KXD1)) produces the protein MSDESSTDTRSRTPSISSRQFVIPEDGMTTLDIDNSTQDSIEAEGWNSADQDSYNNSSEDQESSQNNDNSQATLLSQLLPQNNTFFTGNQVTPMFDTSKYLFESLWQALNGVDFSEAISLQTKTSAIVNSKSRELIMLIEETEEKLRYFSEVFDVGEQTARRIKNNLEDITRKVDKIKPFLGRDFPIEYNQSMEKIFDRTL